Proteins from a single region of Primulina tabacum isolate GXHZ01 chromosome 5, ASM2559414v2, whole genome shotgun sequence:
- the LOC142544251 gene encoding uncharacterized protein LOC142544251, with protein MAEHRENDRHIPPEAIPIRDHFRPVINNHYSGIARGTINTNNFELKLALINMLKIEISTFRQTDFEQLYEAWERYKELLRRCPNHGFEDCVQIELFYNGLNRQTRTTVDAAAGGTIFAKSPAQAYEFLEQMTINSYQWPSERSRIKNTARVYAVYPITSLTAQVSALTTQLAAMNNVSTTEGESAPIVVEESHFPEEVQYINNKNFGGYGGYRGNPPPNTYHPGKRMDRNESRLDNLETHMANIGASLKILESQVGQITKQLTSQPSGAIQKTADPNLREVNAIFIHHEEIGIIEGEEKKIDRTPSREDKPTPSKGNRGKKGMSYDFDQCIDISLLPYPRRFLQLQAEFHKKKGLEDLKTLHSNIQSAEQEEVAFTGGDDKGKQGNLPQKLQDPGEFVVPCEIGGKLVIKAICDSGASVNIMPSSLYEKFGLSRIKPIGLSLQMADKSIRTPLGIVEDVELKIDKIRLLADFVVLDMGNSQNVRAILGRSFLATAGAVIDLRQGKLTMEVDGQNVELKASKISFDPP; from the exons ATGGCTGAACACAGAGAAAATGACAGACACATCCCGCCAGAGGCTATTcctatcagagatcacttcCGACCAGTGATAAACAATCATTATTCTGGCATTGCCCGAGGGACCATCAACACAAATAATTTCGAGCTGAAGCTTGCTCTgatcaacatg ttgaagattgagataagtacttttaggcaaACTGACTTTGAGCAGCTCTACGAAGCTTGGGAAAGATATAAAGAGTTATTGAGGAGGTGCCCAAATCATGGCTTTGAAGACTGCGTACAGATTGAGCTATTCTATAACGGGTTGAATCGTCAGACACGAACAACAGTGGATGCAGCGGCaggtggcacgatctttgccaAATCTCCTGCTCAAGCCTATGAGTTTcttgagcagatgactattaatagctaccagtggccgtctgagaggtcaaGAATAAAGAATACAGCTCGAGTTTATGCTGTGTATCCTATCACATCACTTACTGCGCAAGTTTCAGCATTGACTACACAATTAGCAGCTATGAACAACGTGAGCACAACTGAGGGTGAAAGTGCACCGATTGTTGTTGAAGAATCACATTTTCCTGAAGAAGTCCAATACATCAACAACAAGAACTTTGGAGgctatggaggatatcgaggtaaccctccccctaatacttatcatcctgg CAAGAGGATGGATAGAAATGAGTCTAGGCTTGACAACCTAGAGACACACATGGCAAATATTGGAGCTTCCTTGAAAATCCTCGAGTCGCAAGTGGGGCAGATAACGAAGCAACTCACGTCTCAACCATCAGGCGCAATACAAAAGACTGCAGACCCAAATCTAAGGGAAGTGAATGCTATCTTTATACATCATGAGGAGATTGGGATAATAGAAGgagaagagaaaaaaattgaTCGCACACCCAGCCGGGAAGATAAGCCGACTCCAAGCAAAGGAAACCGAGGTAAGAAAggtatgagttatgattttgatCAATGTATTGATATTTCTTTGCTCCCCTATCCCCGGAGATTTTTACAATTACAAGCTGAATTTCACaagaaaaaaggtcttgaagatctcaagaCCCTACACTCTAACATTCAGTCTGCAGAGCAGGAAGAGGTTGCATTTACTGGAGGAGATGATAAGGGGAAGCAAGGAAATCTTCCTCAGAAGCTACAAGACCCCGGAGAATTTGTAGTACCATGTGAAATAGGAGGTAAATTGGTGATAAAAGCTATCTGTGATTCAGGAGCAAGTGTGAATATAATGCCAAGTTCTCTTTACGAGAAATTTGGATTGAGTAGGATAAAGCCCATAGGACTAAGCTTGCAGATGGCAGATAAATCGATCAGGACACCGTtgggtattgtagaagatgttgAACTTAAGATTGATAAAATAAGGCTTCTAgcagattttgtggtgcttgacatGGGGAACAGTCAGAATGTTCGTGCTATTTTAGGACGATCATTTTTGGCTACTGCTGGAGCCGTCATTGATTTGAGACAAGGAAAACTGACCATGGAGGTTGATGGTCAAAACGTAGAACTCAAGGCTTCCAAGATATCATTCGACCCACCATGA